A part of Streptomyces sp. NBC_00557 genomic DNA contains:
- a CDS encoding anti-sigma factor antagonist: MRDEPAPLTRHLRVYEHRAHTVLELRGEIDLVSATEIGPYLDRVTGRSGARVVIDLRSVEFFDCSGLRLLYRARARVLGAGGQLHLVCTHPLTLRVFRVTGLSRLLPPHPTLDAAVARSEAASGSL; this comes from the coding sequence GTGCGAGACGAGCCTGCGCCACTCACCCGTCACCTCCGCGTGTACGAACACCGGGCGCACACGGTGCTGGAGCTGCGCGGCGAGATCGACCTGGTCTCGGCGACGGAGATCGGCCCGTATCTGGACCGGGTCACCGGCCGGTCCGGTGCGCGGGTCGTCATCGACCTGCGGTCGGTGGAGTTCTTCGACTGCTCGGGGCTGCGGCTGCTGTACCGGGCCCGCGCCCGGGTGCTGGGCGCGGGCGGGCAGCTGCACCTGGTGTGCACGCATCCGCTGACCCTGCGGGTCTTCCGGGTCACCGGTCTGTCCCGGCTGCTGCCCCCGCACCCGACGCTGGACGCGGCCGTGGCCCGGTCCGAGGCCGCGTCCGGCTCGCTGTGA
- a CDS encoding GlxA family transcriptional regulator: MTDLQFRTRRPERVVVLALDGVYPFELGIPSRILGAADGHYEVLTCTVDGRPVRTSADFTIGVAHGPEILRTADTVVVTSMPPAYIPAELPDEVAAALALIRPDARIVSICTAAFVLAEAGLLDGRRATTHWQVADLFRRRYPKVDLDPDVLFVDDGRILTSAGAASGVDVCLHIVRTDHGSALANSVARRCVVPPFRDGGQAQYIEQPVPVSGAASTAATRAWALERLGEPLTLSDLAGHARMSLRTFARRFHDEVGLSPGRWLIQQRVARARHLLESSDLPVDRIAAEVGFATGASLRQHLHAAIGVSPQAYRRTFQQTR, encoded by the coding sequence ATGACCGATCTGCAGTTCCGCACCCGGCGCCCCGAGCGGGTCGTCGTCCTCGCCCTGGACGGCGTCTACCCCTTCGAGCTGGGCATCCCCAGCCGCATCCTCGGCGCCGCCGACGGCCACTACGAGGTGCTGACCTGCACGGTCGACGGCCGCCCGGTGCGCACCAGCGCCGACTTCACCATCGGCGTCGCCCACGGCCCGGAGATCCTCCGTACGGCGGACACCGTGGTGGTCACCTCCATGCCGCCGGCGTACATCCCCGCGGAACTGCCCGACGAGGTCGCCGCGGCTCTCGCGCTGATCCGCCCGGACGCACGCATCGTCTCCATCTGCACGGCCGCCTTCGTGCTCGCCGAGGCCGGCCTGCTGGACGGCCGCCGGGCCACCACGCACTGGCAGGTGGCCGATCTGTTCCGCCGCCGGTACCCCAAGGTCGACCTGGACCCTGACGTCCTCTTCGTCGACGACGGCCGCATCCTCACCTCCGCGGGGGCCGCCTCGGGCGTCGACGTGTGCCTGCACATCGTCCGCACCGACCACGGCAGCGCGCTGGCCAACTCCGTCGCCCGCCGCTGTGTCGTCCCGCCGTTCCGGGACGGCGGCCAGGCCCAGTACATCGAGCAGCCGGTCCCCGTCAGCGGCGCGGCGAGCACGGCCGCGACCCGCGCCTGGGCCCTGGAGCGCCTGGGCGAGCCGCTCACCCTGTCCGACCTGGCCGGACACGCGCGGATGAGCCTGCGCACCTTCGCCCGCCGCTTCCACGACGAGGTCGGCCTCAGCCCCGGCCGCTGGCTGATCCAGCAGCGCGTGGCCCGCGCCCGGCACCTGCTGGAGTCCAGCGACCTTCCGGTGGACCGGATCGCCGCGGAGGTCGGCTTCGCCACCGGCGCCTCGCTGCGCCAGCACCTGCACGCCGCGATCGGGGTGTCCCCGCAGGCGTACCGGCGGACCTTCCAGCAGACCCGCTGA
- a CDS encoding NADP-dependent oxidoreductase: protein MSDVNTMRAISQDVLGGPEVLKEVRLERPKPRPNEVLVRVRAAGVNPTDWKHRATGGFLGEPPFVLGWDVSGEVVETGIGVAAFEPGDEVFGMLPYPFGHGSHAEYVIAPVRALTRKPASIDHTQAGALPLVSLTAWQALTEHADVRPGQRVLIHAAAGGVGHVAVQIAKARGAHVIGTASAGKHDFLREIGVDEPVDYRTTDVTEAVRDVDVVLDTIGGDTSVESLKVLRPGGVAVSILPVGSREFYDEAERRGVRAVRMLVDADRAGMEKIAELVEAGKLKATIAGTFPLSDAAKAHEVGDTGRTAGKLVLLVD, encoded by the coding sequence ATGAGCGATGTGAACACGATGCGAGCCATCAGCCAGGACGTCCTCGGCGGTCCCGAGGTGCTGAAGGAAGTACGGCTGGAACGGCCGAAGCCGCGCCCCAACGAGGTGCTGGTCCGGGTACGGGCCGCCGGAGTCAACCCCACCGACTGGAAGCACCGCGCCACCGGCGGCTTCCTCGGCGAGCCGCCGTTCGTCCTGGGCTGGGACGTCTCCGGCGAGGTGGTGGAGACCGGGATCGGCGTGGCCGCCTTCGAGCCCGGCGACGAGGTCTTCGGCATGCTGCCCTACCCCTTCGGCCACGGCTCGCACGCCGAGTACGTGATCGCCCCGGTCCGCGCCCTGACCCGCAAGCCGGCCTCGATCGACCACACCCAGGCGGGCGCGCTGCCGCTGGTGTCCCTGACCGCCTGGCAGGCGCTGACCGAACACGCGGACGTACGGCCCGGGCAGCGGGTGCTGATCCACGCGGCGGCGGGCGGCGTCGGGCACGTGGCGGTGCAGATCGCCAAGGCGCGCGGCGCCCACGTGATCGGCACGGCCAGCGCGGGCAAGCACGACTTCCTGCGGGAGATCGGCGTGGACGAGCCGGTCGACTACCGGACGACCGACGTCACCGAGGCGGTCCGGGACGTCGACGTGGTGCTGGACACGATCGGCGGGGACACCTCCGTGGAGTCGCTGAAGGTGCTGCGGCCGGGCGGTGTCGCGGTGTCGATCCTGCCGGTCGGATCGCGGGAGTTCTACGACGAGGCCGAGCGGCGCGGCGTCCGGGCCGTGCGCATGCTGGTGGACGCCGACCGGGCCGGGATGGAGAAGATCGCGGAGCTGGTGGAGGCCGGGAAGCTGAAGGCGACGATCGCCGGGACGTTCCCGCTGTCCGACGCGGCGAAGGCGCACGAAGTGGGCGACACCGGACGGACGGCCGGGAAGCTGGTCCTTCTGGTCGACTGA